A single Spirochaetae bacterium HGW-Spirochaetae-1 DNA region contains:
- a CDS encoding 7-carboxy-7-deazaguanine synthase QueE encodes MKLIVKEIFFSLQGETTTTGFPSLFIRLTGCNLRCRYCDSEYAWNGGSEMEIAAIMAKIHNETGIHHITITGGEPLCQENVRYLIKNLCDGGYNVQIETNGSLPLEKIDARARKIVDVKTPSSGEDSSFLMENLTCLNPHDEIKFVIGDTTDYNFARDFTRKHLEKLDSTVNFSPVYGNITYNTMASWILRDRLMVRLNLQLHKIAELETDGEKNFL; translated from the coding sequence ATGAAACTGATCGTCAAAGAAATATTTTTCTCCCTCCAGGGAGAAACGACAACAACGGGCTTTCCTTCCCTGTTCATTCGTCTCACGGGATGCAATCTCCGGTGCCGATATTGCGATTCGGAATACGCGTGGAACGGCGGATCTGAAATGGAGATCGCGGCCATCATGGCAAAAATACACAATGAAACGGGCATCCACCACATCACCATAACGGGCGGAGAACCCCTGTGCCAGGAAAATGTCCGGTATCTCATAAAGAATCTCTGCGACGGGGGATACAATGTTCAGATCGAAACAAATGGCAGCCTGCCACTGGAAAAAATTGATGCCCGGGCGAGAAAGATTGTCGATGTAAAAACACCCTCGAGCGGCGAAGATAGTTCCTTTCTCATGGAAAATCTCACCTGTCTCAATCCTCATGATGAGATTAAATTCGTCATCGGTGATACGACGGACTATAATTTTGCCCGGGACTTCACAAGGAAGCATCTCGAAAAGCTCGATAGCACGGTCAATTTCTCACCGGTATACGGGAACATAACCTATAACACCATGGCATCGTGGATACTCAGGGACCGGCTGATGGTTCGGCTGAATCTGCAGCTGCATAAGATAGCGGAACTGGAGACCGATGGCGAAAAGAATTTCTTGTAA
- a CDS encoding radical SAM protein, whose product MDYIGHVIRPPSEAYSMIIQVTVGCSHNQCTFCGTYKGQKFRLKDISTVKRDIDEASSYGHDFTKAFFADGDVLILPTETLLDLMAYTKKKSPSVQRFGVYGNTKAILKKTPAELKELKDAGLGIIYQGIESGNKDVLRHIRKGAFPHKMIETAQKIIDSGILLSQTVLLGLGGQDMTREHAIDTGKLLGEMSPDYASALTVMLLPNTKLWQEAQEGTFRLPDKFGLLKELQLIIENMDVKRQCYFTSNHASNYLPIRAELPRDKNAVLKMLHKVISNRDESMLKPEFLRAL is encoded by the coding sequence ATGGATTATATCGGTCACGTCATTCGGCCTCCCAGCGAGGCTTACAGCATGATTATCCAGGTCACGGTGGGATGTTCGCACAACCAGTGTACCTTCTGCGGCACCTACAAGGGCCAGAAATTCCGTTTAAAAGATATCAGCACAGTCAAGCGGGACATCGACGAGGCCTCCAGCTACGGACATGATTTCACCAAGGCCTTTTTTGCCGACGGGGACGTGCTTATTCTCCCCACGGAAACCCTGCTGGACCTCATGGCCTATACGAAGAAAAAAAGCCCTTCGGTGCAGCGCTTCGGCGTCTACGGCAACACCAAGGCTATTCTGAAAAAAACGCCGGCCGAACTGAAGGAATTGAAAGATGCCGGACTGGGGATAATATACCAGGGGATTGAAAGCGGCAACAAGGATGTTCTCCGTCATATACGCAAGGGAGCCTTCCCCCACAAAATGATAGAAACAGCCCAAAAGATCATCGACTCGGGCATTCTGCTTTCCCAGACAGTTCTCCTGGGCCTGGGAGGCCAGGACATGACCAGGGAACATGCCATTGATACGGGCAAACTTCTCGGCGAAATGTCGCCCGATTACGCCTCGGCGCTCACGGTCATGCTCCTTCCCAACACAAAGCTCTGGCAGGAGGCCCAGGAAGGGACCTTCCGTCTGCCCGATAAATTCGGTCTCCTGAAGGAACTGCAGCTCATCATTGAGAACATGGATGTAAAAAGACAGTGCTACTTCACATCAAACCACGCGTCGAATTACCTTCCCATCAGGGCCGAGCTGCCCCGGGACAAAAACGCCGTTTTGAAAATGCTGCATAAGGTCATTTCCAACAGGGATGAAAGCATGCTGAAACCGGAATTTTTACGGGCACTATAA